CATCAGGGTGCCTGAAGACAAGACCTTGCACCTGACGATCCCAGCGATGAGCCGGGTGAGGGACGCAGTGGTGCCCACGGCGCGCAGCACCAATGGACAGGCCCTGAACAACCACGTGGCCATCCACATAAAGGGGACGGGCTTCCCCTGGCAGAAGGGGGCCAACGTCTACATCGCTGGCCACCGCCTCGGCTACGTGGGCACAAGGAGCCTGCTCGCCTTCTACGACCTGAACAACCTGAAGAAGGGCGACATAGTCTACGTGACCGATGCCAACGGCAACAGGTACATCTACAGGGTCTACAGGAAGTTCGCCGTCTATCCCACCGAGACCTGGGTCACCCGGCCCGTCAGGGGAAAGAGCATACTCACCCTGCAGAGCTGTACTCTCCCCAACTATACTGAGCGTCTGATCGTTCGGGCGCAGCTTATCCGGACGGTAAGGTCCCAGGATACCCACGCGGAAGACAGCGCCGCCTGATGGCGTCACTCGATCATGAGGAGCCCGGTTCTATCGCCACCCGCTCACCCTGCACCAGCAGGCGGTCCAGGTTCGGCGAGTCATTGTACATCTCCGGGCCTATCGACCACCAGTCGTTGAGCGAGGTGATGCAGGTCTGCAGCGTTACCAGGTTCTTTCCGGAGACAGGGTAGGTATAGCGGGTGTCGTAGGGGCCGACGGCGAAGACGCGCGTCACCCGGTAGATGTAGCGGGTGCCGTTGGAATCGGTGAGGATGATCTCATCCCCCGGCTGCATGGAGGGAAGGTTGTAGAACTGGTAGTAGCTCTGGGTCCCGGCATAACCGAGCCTGTGTCCGATTATGTAGGTGTTGGCGCACGGTTGCCAGGGGAACCCCGTGGGGGGCAGCTTTATGGCTCCCTGGTTCA
The DNA window shown above is from Rubrobacter calidifluminis and carries:
- a CDS encoding sortase gives rise to the protein MSIKRIVLQALSVVLILAGVGLLGFNFFGTQVTAGGVVEQHRGGHFSIPLVRPKDRPSGGTLPGIRVPEDKTLHLTIPAMSRVRDAVVPTARSTNGQALNNHVAIHIKGTGFPWQKGANVYIAGHRLGYVGTRSLLAFYDLNNLKKGDIVYVTDANGNRYIYRVYRKFAVYPTETWVTRPVRGKSILTLQSCTLPNYTERLIVRAQLIRTVRSQDTHAEDSAA